In the Desulfovibrio sp. X2 genome, one interval contains:
- a CDS encoding dipeptidase, whose translation MTPETPADTSPPVFDAHVDLGCFLREQHPGLPFHRLESGPVTLDGLRAGNVRVLVNALYTPDAKNGPASAALHLQRLLDHARTHLTGLSPVMGSWGLRAAFAEGAGGDAPHAAEPLPTARLLMVENADPLLEYPLDALALMGVRVVGLTHIGTNRVADGNGVAAPAGFSREGKKLVRGLAEAGLAVDVAHLSRPALAELPELFPGPLCATHTGFTSFLDIPRNLTEETIRLIVERGGVVGLTLAPEMLAADRRADLELVYAHVDWFVERFGVAGLGIGSDFCGFAGEVAGLESAARLPALAARLHTAGYAEEDVAAIFGRNWLGFYSRLYESGDADGNAA comes from the coding sequence CGACGCTCACGTGGACCTCGGCTGCTTCCTGCGCGAGCAGCACCCGGGCCTGCCCTTCCACCGCCTCGAAAGCGGCCCGGTGACCCTCGACGGCCTGCGCGCCGGGAACGTGCGCGTGCTGGTCAACGCGCTGTACACTCCGGACGCCAAGAACGGCCCGGCCAGCGCCGCCCTGCATCTGCAGCGCCTCCTGGACCACGCCCGCACGCACCTCACCGGCCTCTCGCCGGTCATGGGCTCCTGGGGGCTTCGCGCCGCCTTTGCCGAGGGCGCGGGGGGCGACGCGCCGCACGCGGCCGAGCCCCTGCCCACGGCCCGGCTGCTGATGGTGGAGAACGCCGACCCGCTGCTCGAATATCCCCTGGACGCCCTGGCGCTCATGGGCGTGCGCGTGGTCGGGCTGACGCACATCGGCACCAACCGCGTGGCGGACGGCAACGGCGTGGCCGCGCCCGCGGGCTTCAGCCGGGAGGGCAAAAAGCTCGTGCGCGGGCTTGCCGAGGCGGGCTTGGCCGTTGACGTGGCCCACCTCTCCCGCCCCGCCCTGGCCGAGCTTCCCGAGCTCTTCCCCGGCCCCCTGTGCGCCACGCACACCGGCTTCACCAGCTTCCTGGACATCCCGCGCAACCTCACCGAGGAGACCATCCGCCTGATCGTGGAGCGCGGCGGCGTGGTCGGCCTGACCCTGGCCCCGGAGATGCTCGCGGCGGACCGGCGGGCCGACCTGGAGCTGGTCTACGCCCACGTGGACTGGTTCGTGGAGCGCTTCGGCGTGGCCGGGCTCGGCATCGGCAGCGACTTCTGCGGCTTCGCGGGCGAGGTCGCCGGGCTCGAGAGCGCCGCGCGCCTGCCCGCCCTGGCCGCGCGCCTGCACACCGCGGGCTATGCCGAGGAGGACGTGGCCGCGATCTTCGGCCGCAACTGGCTCGGCTTCTATTCCCGGCTGTACGAGAGCGGAGACGCGGACGGAAACGCGGCCTGA
- a CDS encoding M3 family metallopeptidase, whose protein sequence is MVMPDIVDPPHASDVPGRKALPDAPPRWSLATFFASPADPAVEAGLAQVREDALADPLLAVEDLAGTDAESFGSHLARLDALQAREARLSAYAYLQYAVDTDSETAAVLRRRVEEGLLPARRARSRLAALWARLDPAEARRLMASAEAAPWRHFLARTRRKRRFLLPPREEELWAESQGFIQERWTSLYDTLISGLRVGPEKLSLSMAMQRLRHQRRGERQAATLAISQALEPHLPLFAHTLNSLLGARELEDSLRGRPHWLSQRLQENEIGHDAVAALLRAVDDRRDVLRRFHDLKRRLLGLDRLTRFMDYDRFAPVLPAASPAYTFGEAARLVVDAFSRLGREVGAAAREFFAKQWIDAEPRPGKLPGAFAHPGSPEAHPRVLLHYGGNGVGGPRDVLLLAHELGHGVHMHLSRHQTLAQQEAAPVLAEAVAVFAELVVFRELLARARSPQERLALLCQKLEDSALTTFRQVTLHQVEASFHTARREEGELSPARLAQLWRAPQEATAGGSLCFGPHYDGWWVLIMHFVHLPGYVHGYALAEQIALALLDRFERKPRGFSGRFRELLAAGGSASPRSLLAPFDIDPEDPALFDAGLSRIDACLREAESTAETSGLPRL, encoded by the coding sequence ATGGTCATGCCGGATATCGTTGATCCGCCGCATGCGTCCGACGTGCCCGGGAGGAAAGCGCTTCCGGACGCGCCGCCGCGCTGGTCGCTCGCGACGTTCTTCGCGTCGCCCGCGGACCCGGCCGTGGAGGCCGGGCTCGCGCAGGTGAGGGAAGACGCGCTTGCGGACCCGCTTCTTGCCGTCGAGGACCTCGCCGGGACGGACGCGGAGTCCTTCGGCTCGCACCTGGCCCGCCTGGACGCCCTGCAGGCCCGCGAGGCCAGGCTTTCCGCCTACGCCTATCTCCAGTACGCCGTGGACACGGACAGCGAGACGGCAGCCGTGCTGCGCCGCCGCGTGGAGGAGGGGCTGCTGCCCGCCCGCCGCGCGCGCTCGCGCCTCGCCGCCCTGTGGGCCAGGCTCGACCCGGCCGAGGCCCGCCGCCTCATGGCCTCGGCCGAGGCCGCGCCCTGGCGCCACTTCCTGGCCCGCACGCGGCGCAAGCGCCGCTTCCTGCTGCCCCCGCGCGAGGAGGAGCTGTGGGCCGAGAGCCAGGGCTTCATCCAGGAGCGCTGGACGAGCCTCTACGACACCTTGATTTCCGGACTGCGCGTGGGGCCGGAGAAGCTCTCCCTGTCCATGGCCATGCAGCGCCTGCGCCACCAGCGGCGCGGCGAGCGCCAGGCCGCCACCCTGGCCATCAGCCAGGCCCTGGAACCCCATCTGCCGCTCTTCGCCCACACCCTGAACAGCCTGCTCGGCGCGCGCGAGCTCGAGGACTCCCTGCGCGGCAGGCCGCACTGGCTCTCGCAGCGCCTGCAGGAGAACGAGATCGGCCACGACGCCGTGGCCGCCCTGCTGCGGGCCGTGGACGACCGGCGCGACGTCCTGCGCCGCTTCCACGACCTCAAGCGCCGCCTCCTCGGCCTGGACAGGCTGACGCGCTTCATGGACTACGACCGTTTCGCGCCCGTGCTGCCCGCGGCCAGCCCTGCGTACACCTTCGGCGAGGCCGCGAGGCTGGTGGTGGACGCCTTCTCGCGCCTGGGGCGCGAGGTGGGGGCGGCGGCGCGCGAGTTCTTCGCGAAGCAGTGGATAGACGCCGAGCCGAGGCCCGGCAAGCTGCCCGGGGCGTTCGCCCATCCCGGCTCTCCCGAGGCCCATCCCCGCGTGCTGCTGCACTACGGCGGCAACGGCGTGGGCGGCCCGCGCGACGTGCTGCTCCTGGCCCACGAGCTGGGCCACGGCGTGCACATGCACCTCTCGCGGCACCAGACCCTGGCCCAGCAGGAGGCCGCGCCCGTGCTCGCCGAGGCCGTGGCGGTCTTCGCGGAGCTCGTCGTCTTCAGGGAGCTGCTGGCCCGGGCCCGCTCCCCGCAGGAGCGGCTGGCGCTCCTCTGCCAGAAGCTCGAGGACAGCGCCCTGACCACCTTCCGTCAGGTCACCCTGCACCAAGTGGAGGCCTCCTTCCACACCGCGCGCCGCGAGGAGGGCGAGCTCTCCCCGGCGCGCCTGGCCCAGCTCTGGCGCGCCCCGCAGGAGGCCACGGCGGGCGGGAGCCTGTGCTTCGGTCCGCACTATGACGGCTGGTGGGTCCTGATCATGCACTTCGTCCATCTGCCCGGCTACGTGCACGGCTACGCCCTGGCCGAGCAGATCGCCTTGGCCCTCCTGGACCGCTTCGAGAGGAAGCCGCGCGGCTTTTCGGGCCGTTTCCGGGAGCTCCTGGCCGCGGGCGGCTCGGCCTCGCCGCGCAGCCTGCTCGCGCCCTTCGACATCGACCCCGAGGACCCCGCCCTGTTCGACGCGGGACTCTCGCGTATCGACGCCTGCCTGCGCGAGGCCGAGAGCACGGCCGAGACCTCGGGCCTGCCGCGCCTCTGA